A stretch of bacterium DNA encodes these proteins:
- a CDS encoding GAF domain-containing protein: MRKIDKGIAYRRVISQLDELLPACPDTISAMATIASILHNAFDYFFWTGFYRITNNEGLVIGPYQGTTACLSFPVGRGICGKCAETRKSIIIEDVCKYTDHIICDSRTKSEIVIPVFDCNSVLNAVLDIDSDSLFAFDETDRHYLEAISAFFVRF, translated from the coding sequence ATGAGAAAAATAGATAAAGGAATCGCCTATAGGCGTGTGATTTCCCAGTTGGATGAGTTGTTACCGGCCTGTCCCGATACTATCTCTGCTATGGCCACAATCGCAAGCATTTTACATAACGCCTTCGATTATTTTTTCTGGACTGGATTTTACAGAATAACTAATAATGAAGGTCTTGTAATTGGTCCATATCAAGGAACAACTGCATGTTTATCTTTTCCTGTTGGAAGAGGGATTTGTGGAAAATGTGCTGAAACGCGAAAATCGATTATTATCGAAGATGTATGTAAATATACTGATCACATTATTTGTGATTCAAGGACCAAAAGCGAGATAGTAATTCCAGTCTTTGACTGTAATAGTGTGCTAAATGCAGTTTTGGATATTGATTCTGACAGCTTATTTGCATTCGATGAGACTGACAGGCATTATCTGGAAGCAATTTCTGCTTTTTTTGTTCGTTTTTAG